A part of Sulfurifustis variabilis genomic DNA contains:
- a CDS encoding LON peptidase substrate-binding domain-containing protein: MTSELPIFPLNAVLFPGGRLAVRVFEKRYVDMVTRCMKSDRPFGVCLIKKGEEVGAAAEPHPIGTLVQVAHCDMDQPGILEVVARGTGRIRLNGTHTQPDQLVLAEVETLPEGEVPVPERHGRLVEVLKQVLKQVGDEAWFPPARFDDAGWLAGRLTELLPLPLGLKQALLELDDPVARLDVLAELFPTPPGGNA, from the coding sequence CTGTTTCCGGGCGGACGCCTGGCCGTGCGGGTGTTCGAGAAGCGTTACGTCGACATGGTGACCCGCTGCATGAAAAGCGACCGACCGTTCGGCGTGTGCCTGATCAAGAAGGGCGAGGAGGTCGGGGCGGCCGCGGAGCCGCATCCCATCGGCACGCTCGTACAGGTGGCGCATTGCGACATGGACCAGCCGGGCATCCTCGAGGTCGTCGCGCGAGGCACCGGGCGCATTCGCTTAAACGGCACGCACACCCAGCCCGACCAGCTCGTGCTCGCGGAGGTCGAGACGCTGCCGGAGGGCGAGGTTCCTGTTCCGGAACGGCACGGGCGGCTCGTCGAGGTGCTGAAGCAGGTGCTGAAGCAGGTGGGCGACGAGGCGTGGTTTCCACCGGCGCGATTCGACGACGCCGGCTGGCTGGCGGGTCGGCTGACGGAGCTTCTCCCGCTGCCGCTCGGCCTCAAGCAGGCGCTGCTCGAGCTCGACGACCCGGTGGCCCGCCTGGACGTGCTCGCCGAGTTGTTTCCGACCCCGCCGGGCGGAAACGCGTAG
- a CDS encoding thiol:disulfide interchange protein DsbA/DsbL has translation MKRLLALTVSLLVLAPVLAFGGFEEGRHYAEVPFPQPVETGKQIEVREFFWYGCPHCYTLEPALNRWLSRKPANVAFVRTPGTAQRWLTHAQAFYAFEALGVTERLHPAFFEAVQRGKPRLDDEQSLVQFVKEHGVDPAKFREAFASFGVRLNVEKAKRLNEAYGINSVPTITVDGKYVTSPSLAGGEEAVFKVIEFLVQKAARERASARGSARP, from the coding sequence ATGAAGAGACTTCTCGCCTTGACGGTATCGCTGCTCGTGCTGGCCCCCGTTCTGGCCTTCGGCGGTTTCGAGGAAGGCAGACACTACGCGGAGGTGCCCTTCCCGCAGCCGGTCGAGACGGGCAAGCAGATCGAGGTCCGGGAGTTCTTCTGGTACGGCTGTCCGCACTGCTACACGCTCGAGCCCGCGCTGAACAGATGGCTGAGCAGGAAACCCGCCAACGTCGCCTTCGTCCGCACCCCCGGCACGGCCCAGCGCTGGCTGACCCATGCCCAGGCCTTCTATGCCTTCGAGGCCCTCGGCGTGACCGAACGGCTGCACCCGGCTTTCTTCGAAGCCGTCCAGCGTGGCAAGCCACGGCTGGACGACGAGCAAAGCCTGGTGCAGTTCGTGAAGGAGCACGGGGTCGATCCGGCCAAGTTCCGCGAGGCGTTCGCTTCCTTCGGGGTGCGCCTGAACGTTGAAAAGGCAAAGCGCCTCAACGAGGCGTACGGCATCAATTCCGTCCCGACGATCACGGTGGACGGCAAATACGTGACGAGCCCCTCGCTGGCCGGCGGCGAGGAGGCGGTCTTCAAGGTCATCGAGTTCCTCGTCCAGAAGGCCGCCCGCGAGAGAGCGTCCGCCCGAGGCTCCGCCCGGCCCTGA
- a CDS encoding 2-oxoglutarate dehydrogenase E1 component, translating to MHDLAKDRSFRALWSTSHLGGANAAYLEALYDLYLNDPTAIDPAWRAYFDGLPRVDGQTTEVSHSIVRDAFRRIGREAAPAPAAVPAPVAADQERKQVRVLQLINAYRFRGHQRARLDPLELWERPKAPDLDLHYHGLTAGDLDTVFETGSLVGPRRAPLREILDILTRTYCGTIGAEYMHITDTAEKRWLQSCLESVRGVPAYPAEVKRRLLERLTAAEGLERYLHAKYVGQKRFSLEGAESLIALLEELVQRSGSYGMKEVVMGMAHRGRLNVLVNLMGKTPAELFLEFEGKARGSGNGTGDVKYHLGFSSDVQTPGGQVHLALAFNPSHLEIVGPVVQGSVRARQERLRDKYGVRVLPIVIHGDAAFAGQGVVMETFNMSQLRGYSAKGTVHVIVNNQIGFTTSLQQDARSTLYASDVAKMVNAPILHVNADDPEAVLFVAEIALDYRMTFHKDVIIDLIGYRRHGHSEADEPSVTQPAMYRRIRSLPTARERYASELVAQGVLDEAGVEAQVSSYRNALDAGASVAPNMVPRERSRYTYGADWARYVGKACPDAVETRVPRETVRELVERMSRLPEGFELHPNVAKVYENRGKMAAGALPLDWGFAENLAYASLLRDGYAVRISGQDSGRGTFFHRHAIVYNQKDGTAYVPLRNLYDEQPRFLVINSLLSEEAVLAFEYGYATTDPKTITVWEAQFGDFANNAQVVIDQFISAGEQKWERLSGLVMFLPHGYEGQGPEHSSGRPERYLQLCAQQNMTVCIPTTPAQLFHLLRRQMIQECRKPLVVFTPKSLLRLRHSFSALDDVTQGGFEKILGEPEGIEADAIRRVLLCAGKVYYDLAERRRETGRNDVAIVRVEQLYPFPAESLARELKRYPRATEFVWCQEEPRNQGAWYTTQHRLRAALPKGREVQYAGRPTSAAPAVGDYHLHLKQLHELLDDAFKPLA from the coding sequence ATGCACGATCTCGCGAAGGACAGGAGTTTCCGCGCGCTGTGGAGCACCTCGCATCTCGGGGGTGCCAATGCCGCGTACCTCGAAGCGCTTTACGATCTCTACCTGAACGACCCCACCGCGATCGACCCGGCCTGGCGCGCCTACTTCGACGGCCTGCCGCGTGTCGACGGCCAGACGACCGAGGTCTCCCATTCGATCGTGCGGGATGCCTTCCGGCGCATCGGAAGGGAGGCGGCGCCCGCGCCTGCCGCCGTGCCAGCACCGGTTGCCGCCGACCAGGAACGCAAGCAGGTCCGGGTCCTGCAGCTCATCAACGCCTATCGGTTCCGCGGGCACCAGCGTGCCCGGCTCGATCCGCTCGAGCTCTGGGAGCGCCCGAAGGCACCCGATCTCGATTTGCACTACCACGGGCTGACGGCCGGCGACCTCGACACGGTCTTCGAAACCGGTTCGCTGGTCGGCCCGCGGCGGGCACCGCTTCGCGAAATCCTGGACATCCTCACGCGCACGTACTGCGGGACGATCGGCGCGGAGTACATGCACATTACCGACACCGCCGAGAAGCGCTGGTTGCAGAGCTGCCTGGAGAGCGTCCGGGGCGTGCCCGCCTATCCGGCCGAGGTGAAGCGACGCCTGCTCGAGCGGCTGACCGCGGCCGAGGGGCTCGAGCGCTACCTGCACGCCAAGTATGTCGGCCAGAAGCGCTTTTCGCTCGAGGGCGCGGAGAGCCTGATTGCCCTGCTCGAGGAGCTGGTACAGCGCAGCGGCTCCTACGGCATGAAAGAGGTGGTGATGGGAATGGCCCATCGCGGCCGGCTGAACGTGCTGGTCAACCTCATGGGCAAGACACCCGCGGAACTGTTCCTCGAGTTCGAGGGCAAGGCCCGTGGCAGCGGCAACGGCACCGGGGACGTGAAGTACCATCTGGGTTTCTCGTCCGACGTCCAGACCCCCGGAGGCCAGGTGCACCTCGCCCTCGCCTTCAATCCGTCGCACCTCGAGATCGTCGGGCCCGTGGTGCAAGGTTCCGTACGCGCGCGCCAGGAGCGGCTCAGGGACAAGTACGGCGTGCGCGTGCTGCCGATCGTGATCCACGGCGACGCGGCGTTCGCGGGCCAGGGCGTGGTGATGGAAACCTTCAACATGTCCCAGCTGCGCGGGTACTCGGCCAAGGGCACGGTCCACGTGATCGTGAACAACCAGATCGGCTTCACCACCAGCCTCCAGCAGGACGCACGCTCGACGCTTTACGCCTCGGACGTCGCGAAGATGGTCAACGCGCCGATCCTGCACGTGAACGCCGACGACCCGGAGGCGGTGCTGTTCGTTGCGGAGATCGCACTCGATTACCGCATGACCTTCCACAAGGACGTGATCATCGATCTGATCGGTTACCGGCGGCACGGGCACAGCGAAGCGGACGAACCCTCCGTCACCCAGCCGGCCATGTACCGTCGCATCCGCAGCCTGCCGACCGCGCGGGAGCGCTACGCGTCCGAGCTCGTGGCGCAGGGCGTGCTCGACGAGGCGGGCGTGGAGGCCCAGGTGAGCTCCTATCGGAACGCCCTCGACGCCGGCGCCTCGGTCGCGCCGAACATGGTGCCGCGCGAGCGCTCCCGCTACACCTACGGCGCCGACTGGGCGCGGTATGTGGGAAAGGCCTGCCCGGACGCGGTGGAAACCCGGGTCCCGCGGGAGACCGTCCGCGAGCTCGTTGAGCGCATGAGCCGCCTGCCGGAGGGTTTCGAGCTCCATCCGAACGTCGCGAAGGTGTACGAGAACCGCGGCAAGATGGCGGCGGGCGCGCTGCCGCTGGATTGGGGATTCGCCGAAAACCTGGCCTACGCAAGCCTGCTTCGCGACGGCTACGCCGTCCGCATCTCGGGCCAGGATTCCGGCAGAGGCACCTTCTTTCACCGGCACGCGATCGTGTACAACCAGAAGGACGGCACGGCGTACGTGCCGCTGCGCAACCTGTATGACGAGCAGCCTCGCTTCCTCGTCATCAACTCGCTGCTCTCCGAGGAGGCGGTGCTCGCCTTCGAGTACGGCTACGCCACGACGGACCCGAAAACGATCACCGTGTGGGAGGCGCAGTTCGGGGATTTCGCGAACAACGCGCAGGTCGTGATCGACCAGTTCATCAGCGCCGGCGAGCAGAAATGGGAGCGACTTTCCGGTCTGGTGATGTTTTTGCCGCACGGCTACGAAGGCCAGGGCCCGGAGCACTCGTCCGGGCGCCCGGAGCGCTATCTGCAGCTCTGCGCGCAGCAGAACATGACCGTCTGCATTCCGACGACTCCCGCGCAACTGTTTCATCTTCTCCGCCGGCAGATGATCCAGGAGTGCCGCAAGCCGCTCGTGGTGTTCACCCCGAAGAGCCTGCTTCGATTGCGCCACTCTTTCAGCGCGCTGGACGACGTCACCCAGGGCGGGTTCGAAAAGATCCTGGGGGAGCCCGAGGGCATCGAGGCGGACGCGATACGGCGGGTGCTCCTCTGCGCCGGCAAGGTCTATTACGATTTGGCGGAACGCCGCCGGGAGACGGGTCGCAATGACGTGGCGATCGTTCGCGTCGAGCAGCTCTATCCCTTTCCGGCCGAGTCGCTCGCCCGCGAGCTGAAACGCTACCCCCGCGCGACGGAATTCGTGTGGTGCCAGGAGGAGCCGCGCAATCAGGGCGCCTGGTACACGACCCAGCACCGGCTGCGCGCCGCGTTGCCCAAAGGCAGGGAGGTGCAGTACGCCGGAAGACCGACTTCGGCCGCCCCTGCCGTCGGCGACTACCACCTACACTTGAAGCAGCTCCACGAGTTGCTCGACGACGCCTTCAAGCCGCTCGCGTGA
- the odhB gene encoding 2-oxoglutarate dehydrogenase complex dihydrolipoyllysine-residue succinyltransferase, producing the protein MAGEVTVPAFPESVSDGTLVTWRKRAGDAVKRGDILADIETDKVVFEVPAPDDGVLADIAVAEGSTVASGQVIGRITAETAPKTAKPAAAPAPKPTPVRVPDAARKPAPAEKPAPAAMPAARRLAAERGVSLDTVSGSGRGGRVLKDDVLRQTVSAEAPRPEAVKAPERVAPLEPEATAAVAELRGLHPGERPERRVAMTRLRARIAERLVEAQRTAAMLTTFNEVNMQPVTDLRNRYRERFEKQHGIRLGFMSFFVTAAVEALKRFPEVNASIDGRDIVYHGYYDVGIAVASPRGLVVPVLRDADRLDMAGIEARIKEYADKAQAGTLAIDEITGGTFTITNGGVFGSLLSTPILNPPQSAILGMHRVQERPVAENGQVVIRPMMYVALSYDHRLIDGREAVRFLITIKELIEDPARLLLGV; encoded by the coding sequence ATGGCGGGCGAAGTGACGGTTCCTGCGTTCCCCGAATCGGTGAGTGACGGGACGCTGGTGACATGGCGCAAGCGCGCGGGCGACGCCGTGAAGCGCGGCGACATACTCGCCGACATCGAAACCGACAAGGTCGTGTTCGAGGTACCCGCGCCGGATGACGGCGTGCTCGCGGACATAGCCGTCGCGGAAGGATCGACCGTGGCGTCCGGTCAGGTCATCGGGCGCATCACGGCGGAAACGGCACCGAAGACCGCCAAACCGGCTGCGGCGCCGGCCCCTAAACCGACTCCCGTCCGCGTTCCCGACGCCGCGAGGAAGCCAGCGCCCGCCGAGAAGCCCGCCCCCGCCGCCATGCCCGCCGCCCGCCGGCTCGCCGCCGAGCGCGGTGTCAGCCTCGACACCGTAAGCGGCAGCGGCCGAGGCGGGCGCGTGCTGAAGGATGACGTGCTGCGGCAGACGGTGTCCGCCGAGGCCCCTCGTCCCGAGGCGGTGAAAGCGCCGGAGCGGGTGGCGCCGCTCGAGCCCGAGGCCACGGCAGCCGTCGCCGAATTGCGCGGGCTGCATCCGGGCGAGCGCCCCGAGCGCCGGGTCGCGATGACGCGCCTGCGCGCGCGCATCGCCGAGCGCCTCGTCGAAGCGCAACGCACCGCGGCGATGCTGACGACCTTCAACGAGGTCAACATGCAGCCCGTCACCGATCTGCGCAATCGCTATCGCGAGCGCTTCGAGAAGCAGCACGGGATCCGGCTCGGCTTCATGTCGTTCTTCGTCACCGCCGCCGTCGAGGCGCTGAAGCGCTTTCCCGAGGTGAACGCCTCGATCGACGGACGGGATATCGTTTACCACGGCTACTACGACGTCGGCATCGCGGTCGCCTCGCCGCGCGGGCTCGTAGTGCCGGTGCTGCGTGACGCCGATCGTCTGGACATGGCCGGCATCGAGGCGCGCATCAAGGAGTATGCCGACAAGGCGCAGGCGGGAACGCTCGCTATCGACGAGATCACGGGCGGCACGTTCACCATCACCAACGGCGGCGTGTTCGGGTCGCTGCTGTCCACGCCGATCCTCAACCCGCCGCAAAGCGCGATCCTCGGCATGCACCGCGTGCAGGAGCGGCCGGTCGCGGAGAACGGACAGGTTGTGATCCGCCCCATGATGTATGTCGCGCTCTCCTACGACCATCGGTTGATCGACGGCCGAGAGGCGGTGCGCTTTCTCATCACGATCAAAGAGCTCATCGAAGATCCCGCGCGCCTGCTCCTCGGCGTGTAG
- the lpdA gene encoding dihydrolipoyl dehydrogenase encodes MADRFDVVVIGGGPAGYVAAIRCAQLGMRVACVDNWRDGKDQPVLGGTCLNVGCIPSKALLESSELYALARTQMAGHGVRLAGVELDLPAMMAHKERVTRDLTSGVATLFRAHDIAWVPGTGRLLAHRQVEVTGHDDAKRVLAAEHVILASGSSPTSIGVAPLSADRVVDSTGALAFDSVPPRLGVIGAGVIGLELGSVWRRLGSEVVLLEAQERFLTMVDGQIAREAMKQFTAQGLDIRLGARVRGSRTETKSVVVDYQDANGDHTLEVDRLVVAVGRRPNTRGLCAEDVTLLLDEWGFVHVDEQCRTNLPGVYAIGDVVRGPMLAHKGMEEGIMVAEAIAGHAAQVNYEVIPSVIYTAPEIAWAGKTEERLKSEGIGYRVGSFPFAANGRAKAMSATAGLVKILADAETDRVLGVHMVGPHCSELIALGVMALEFGASSEDLALTIFAHPSLSEVFHEAALAVGGQPIHVARPVRRSARAG; translated from the coding sequence ATGGCAGACCGTTTTGACGTGGTGGTAATCGGCGGGGGGCCGGCGGGTTACGTCGCCGCGATTCGCTGCGCACAGCTCGGCATGCGGGTCGCCTGCGTCGACAACTGGCGCGACGGAAAGGACCAACCGGTCCTCGGCGGTACGTGCCTCAACGTCGGCTGCATCCCCTCCAAGGCGCTGCTTGAGTCCTCGGAGCTCTATGCGTTGGCGCGCACGCAGATGGCCGGGCACGGCGTCAGGCTAGCGGGCGTGGAACTGGACCTTCCCGCGATGATGGCGCACAAGGAACGGGTCACGCGTGATCTCACATCCGGCGTGGCGACGCTGTTCCGTGCACACGACATCGCGTGGGTGCCCGGGACCGGACGGCTGCTCGCGCACCGGCAGGTGGAAGTAACGGGCCACGACGACGCGAAGCGCGTGCTGGCCGCCGAGCACGTGATCCTCGCGAGCGGTTCGTCGCCGACCTCGATCGGCGTCGCTCCTCTGTCTGCCGATCGCGTGGTCGATTCGACGGGCGCTCTCGCGTTCGATTCCGTGCCGCCGCGGCTCGGCGTCATCGGCGCGGGCGTCATCGGCCTCGAGCTCGGCAGCGTGTGGCGGCGCCTCGGGAGCGAGGTCGTGCTGCTGGAGGCCCAAGAGCGTTTCCTGACGATGGTCGACGGCCAGATCGCGCGCGAGGCGATGAAACAGTTCACCGCCCAGGGCCTCGACATACGGCTCGGTGCGCGAGTGCGCGGCTCGCGCACCGAAACCAAGAGCGTCGTCGTCGACTATCAGGACGCGAACGGGGACCACACACTCGAGGTCGACCGCCTGGTGGTCGCCGTCGGGAGGCGGCCGAACACAAGGGGGCTCTGCGCGGAGGACGTGACGCTGCTGCTCGACGAGTGGGGCTTCGTGCATGTAGACGAGCAGTGCCGTACCAACTTGCCGGGCGTCTACGCAATCGGCGACGTGGTACGCGGACCGATGCTCGCGCACAAGGGTATGGAGGAAGGGATCATGGTCGCCGAGGCGATCGCCGGGCACGCGGCGCAGGTCAACTACGAGGTGATTCCGTCGGTCATCTACACCGCTCCCGAAATCGCCTGGGCGGGGAAGACGGAGGAACGCCTGAAGAGCGAGGGAATCGGCTACCGCGTGGGCAGCTTCCCGTTCGCCGCAAACGGACGAGCGAAGGCGATGAGCGCCACCGCCGGGCTGGTGAAGATACTCGCCGACGCCGAGACCGATCGCGTGCTCGGCGTGCACATGGTTGGACCGCACTGCTCGGAGCTCATCGCGCTCGGGGTCATGGCGCTCGAGTTCGGCGCGAGCAGCGAGGACCTCGCGCTGACCATCTTCGCGCACCCGAGCCTTTCGGAGGTCTTCCATGAGGCCGCGCTCGCGGTCGGGGGGCAGCCGATCCACGTGGCGCGACCGGTGAGGAGATCGGCGCGGGCGGGGTAG
- a CDS encoding c-type cytochrome: MSDREFLKFFSGLMGALVVLTVVLFVLARIIGGGAEQDAATAEAQAVAERIRPIGEVAVGQAPQPSGMSLIATANAAAGDKGKQVYDTACAACHAAGVAGAPKLGDKSAWKPRIAQGNDTLYTHAIKGFQGKTGFMPPKGGNASLADADVKAAVDFMVAQSK, from the coding sequence ATGAGCGATCGCGAGTTTCTGAAGTTTTTCTCCGGGCTGATGGGTGCGCTGGTCGTGCTGACCGTCGTGCTGTTCGTGCTCGCCCGGATCATCGGCGGGGGTGCCGAGCAGGACGCTGCCACGGCCGAAGCGCAGGCGGTAGCGGAGCGCATCCGCCCGATCGGCGAGGTCGCGGTCGGACAGGCACCGCAGCCCTCGGGAATGAGCCTGATCGCCACGGCGAACGCCGCGGCCGGCGACAAGGGCAAGCAGGTTTACGACACTGCCTGTGCCGCGTGCCACGCCGCGGGCGTGGCCGGCGCACCAAAGCTCGGCGACAAGTCGGCGTGGAAGCCCCGGATCGCGCAGGGCAACGATACGCTGTACACGCACGCGATTAAGGGTTTCCAGGGGAAGACCGGGTTCATGCCACCCAAGGGCGGCAACGCGAGCCTGGCTGACGCCGACGTGAAGGCGGCGGTCGACTTCATGGTTGCCCAATCCAAGTAA
- a CDS encoding YifB family Mg chelatase-like AAA ATPase: MGLAVVHSRAQVGIEAPAVTVEVHLANGLPSLSIVGLPEAAVKEAKDRVRAALLNARFEFPARRITINLAPADLPKEGARFDLPIALGILAASEQIPGSALAGHEFIGELALTGELRPVRGALSASLAARSEPRALVVPEPNAPEAALVDGVRVLGARHLLEVTAHFAAERHLVASQATKPPASRGEAADLGDIRGQHQAKRALEIAAAGAHSLLLVGPPGTGKTMLASRLPGILPPLTDHEALEVAAIHSAYKGFTVAQWKERPFRAPHHTASGVALVGGGSHPRPGEISLAHHGVLFLDELPEFDRSVLEVLREPLESGTITISRAARQAEFPARFQLVAAMNPCPCGHHGDTSGRCRCTEERIRTYRARVSGPLLDRIDMHVEVPSVPRDVLLSRTAAAAEGSQSVQARVTAARERQLARSGCANQTLSNKQVDEFCRIDTACQQLLEQAMLRLRLSARAYHRILKVARTIADLAGEENIRPEHLAEAIQYRAMDRPGV; the protein is encoded by the coding sequence ATGGGACTCGCCGTCGTGCACAGCCGCGCGCAGGTCGGCATCGAAGCGCCGGCGGTAACGGTGGAAGTCCACCTCGCGAACGGGCTGCCGAGTCTCTCCATCGTCGGACTGCCCGAGGCGGCCGTGAAAGAGGCCAAGGATCGGGTGCGGGCGGCGCTGCTCAATGCACGCTTCGAGTTTCCGGCGAGGCGCATCACCATCAATCTGGCGCCCGCCGATCTGCCCAAGGAAGGCGCGCGCTTCGATCTACCCATCGCCCTCGGCATCCTCGCCGCCTCGGAGCAGATACCCGGTTCGGCCCTTGCAGGCCACGAGTTCATCGGCGAGCTGGCGTTGACGGGCGAGCTGCGCCCGGTACGGGGCGCGCTGAGCGCGAGCCTGGCCGCGCGATCAGAGCCGCGTGCGCTGGTCGTGCCCGAGCCGAACGCCCCGGAAGCGGCACTGGTGGACGGCGTCCGGGTGCTCGGCGCGCGTCACCTGCTCGAGGTCACCGCCCACTTCGCCGCGGAGCGCCACCTGGTTGCGTCTCAGGCGACGAAACCCCCGGCCAGCCGTGGGGAGGCTGCCGATCTGGGCGACATCCGGGGTCAGCATCAGGCGAAGCGCGCGCTCGAGATCGCGGCGGCAGGTGCCCACAGCCTGCTGCTCGTCGGACCTCCCGGGACGGGGAAGACCATGCTCGCCAGTCGCCTGCCCGGGATCCTCCCGCCTCTTACTGACCACGAGGCGCTCGAAGTGGCCGCGATCCATTCCGCGTACAAGGGGTTTACGGTGGCGCAGTGGAAGGAGCGGCCGTTTCGCGCGCCGCACCACACGGCCTCCGGAGTCGCTCTCGTAGGCGGCGGCAGCCACCCCCGGCCAGGCGAAATCTCGCTCGCGCACCACGGCGTTCTGTTTCTCGACGAGCTTCCGGAGTTCGATCGATCCGTGCTCGAGGTGCTGCGCGAGCCGCTCGAGTCGGGCACGATTACGATTTCGCGGGCCGCGCGCCAAGCGGAGTTCCCCGCGCGGTTCCAGCTCGTCGCCGCGATGAACCCCTGCCCGTGCGGGCACCACGGCGACACCTCGGGCCGCTGTCGCTGCACCGAGGAACGCATCCGCACGTACCGCGCAAGGGTCTCGGGCCCGCTGCTTGATCGCATCGACATGCACGTGGAGGTGCCCTCGGTCCCGAGGGACGTCCTCCTTTCGCGCACGGCGGCGGCCGCCGAGGGATCGCAGTCGGTGCAGGCGCGCGTGACGGCCGCGCGCGAGCGTCAGCTCGCGCGCAGCGGCTGCGCCAACCAGACGCTGAGCAACAAGCAAGTGGACGAGTTCTGCCGCATCGATACGGCGTGTCAGCAGCTGCTCGAGCAGGCGATGCTGCGGTTGCGGCTGAGTGCGCGCGCCTACCACCGCATCCTGAAGGTCGCGCGCACCATCGCGGACCTTGCCGGTGAGGAGAACATTCGCCCCGAGCACCTGGCTGAAGCAATCCAGTACCGGGCCATGGACCGGCCCGGCGTGTGA
- a CDS encoding accessory factor UbiK family protein encodes MDARKIDDILSAVARTLPRGSEELDRNVRAALASVLDRMDLVTREELEVQEAVLARTRAQLKEMEERIAMLERRLAAR; translated from the coding sequence ATGGACGCCCGTAAGATCGACGACATCCTGTCGGCCGTGGCCCGCACGCTGCCGCGCGGTTCGGAGGAGCTCGACCGCAACGTGCGCGCGGCGCTCGCCTCGGTGCTCGACCGGATGGATCTCGTTACGCGCGAGGAGCTCGAGGTGCAGGAGGCCGTGCTCGCGCGCACGCGCGCGCAGCTGAAGGAAATGGAAGAGCGGATAGCGATGCTCGAGCGCCGACTCGCCGCACGCTAG
- a CDS encoding TorF family putative porin, translated as MNQFATRMLAIGLAGCACAPALAAEDSPFSANVAVTSDYRFRGVSQSAKDPALQGGVDYAHPSGLYLGAWGSTIDFEGFDDDANLEVDLYGGYKWSGAGVDWDVGLLHYAYPGSDSDNDLPFTEIYFGGTYGPVFAKYYYTNDYTGPTDEAAYYLTAGANFELGGGYSLGISLGQSAGDGVDESFGDSYVDYKLGVSKEFAGFGFNLAYVDTDIDPEIEDDVFNSEGTVVLTVSKVF; from the coding sequence ATGAATCAGTTTGCAACCCGAATGTTGGCGATCGGACTCGCGGGGTGCGCGTGTGCGCCTGCCCTCGCCGCGGAGGACTCCCCCTTCAGCGCCAACGTGGCGGTGACGTCCGACTACCGCTTCCGCGGCGTCTCGCAGAGCGCCAAGGACCCGGCCCTTCAGGGCGGCGTCGATTACGCGCATCCGAGCGGCCTCTATCTCGGGGCCTGGGGCTCCACGATCGACTTTGAGGGATTCGACGACGACGCCAACCTCGAAGTCGACCTGTACGGCGGCTACAAGTGGAGCGGCGCCGGTGTGGACTGGGACGTCGGTCTCCTGCACTACGCCTACCCGGGCTCGGACAGCGATAACGATCTGCCCTTTACCGAAATCTACTTCGGCGGCACCTACGGTCCGGTCTTCGCAAAGTATTACTACACGAACGACTACACCGGCCCGACCGACGAGGCGGCGTACTACCTGACGGCGGGCGCCAACTTCGAGCTGGGCGGTGGCTACAGCCTGGGGATCTCCCTTGGCCAGTCGGCCGGTGACGGCGTGGACGAGTCGTTCGGCGACAGCTACGTCGACTACAAGCTCGGCGTCTCGAAGGAGTTCGCCGGATTCGGCTTCAACCTGGCCTACGTCGACACCGACATCGACCCGGAGATCGAGGACGACGTGTTCAACAGCGAAGGAACGGTCGTCCTGACGGTGTCGAAGGTGTTCTAG
- the glnK gene encoding P-II family nitrogen regulator produces the protein MKFVTAIIKPFKLDDVREALSEVGVQGVTVTEVKGFGRQKGHTELYRGAEYVVDFLPKVKLEVAIDAKMLDRVIEAITRAARTDKIGDGKIFVFDLEHVVRIRTGETGPAAL, from the coding sequence ATGAAATTCGTTACGGCCATCATCAAGCCCTTCAAGCTCGACGACGTGCGCGAAGCGCTGTCGGAGGTGGGCGTGCAGGGCGTCACGGTCACCGAGGTCAAGGGCTTCGGGCGGCAGAAGGGCCACACCGAGCTCTACCGCGGGGCGGAGTACGTCGTCGACTTCCTCCCGAAGGTGAAGCTCGAGGTGGCGATCGACGCGAAGATGCTCGACCGGGTGATCGAGGCGATCACCCGGGCCGCGCGCACCGACAAGATCGGCGACGGCAAGATCTTCGTCTTCGACCTGGAACACGTCGTACGCATCCGGACCGGCGAGACCGGCCCGGCGGCGCTTTAG